AATTCGTACACTTACCTAAACTTTCAGGACGCCCCTTCTTCTCTTCAGCCACTCACATGCCAAATTTTgctcttaattttaattatcaatttcaattttacatttataaatgaataaggTATATttctatcaataaaatatttaaaaatataatttattttaaatactaaaatcaAACAGTATCATTTTAGAAATTCAACCATTATTACTATTCCATTCAAGTAAGACCCAAAATGAGACACTTCTATGAAAGAATATGACAAGCCAATTCTGTTCTAAGAAAGAAATTCTTTAATCAAACATCATACTTTAACCAacttgaatttatttttctttcatttttatattttaacattttttatttattgaaccAACTCAAGTATTCTCCATCCCAAactaaactatatttaaaaatataataatttatttaaaattttttcattaaaaatctAACTTTGTTActgtaaatattttgatatttttttttcatttttataaataaaaatattaactctTGCCAGAAAATAatttccttttccttcttttatcTTTTCCCAACAAAGGAAGATTTCTACCTTAATAAAACTCATTCTtgattctctcttctcttcatATTTATTAGGATTTATTTTCATCTCATACTTTAACAAGCAACAcatatttgtgtgattttaatCCATGTATCTctaatattcatatttaatttttataaatttttaaatcgtaaaatatatatatatatttttttctaaatttgatcTAATAACGAACAAAATATGCAACAAAAATAATGGTTTGTTATCagtcattataaatatatatatatatatatatatataatctataattattaataaagaaatttttggtaagataatttattatattaatttattaattgtaaaaaagtATTTACTATAACTATTGTTTTtgcattataatattataaaagttaataaaaaaagacttacttttataattttttatattaaatctttcagaattttaataaataactttttattataataattattaaaaagtctactttttaattatactttttattatcgTAAAAAGTACTGTGTTTCCATGTTTAATTGCTCATTATCTTTTACACTAATGGAAGATCAATGGTATCgtgtaattttcttattttagaattacaaattctttaatttatggtttataataaaagttaacatatatttaattaattgttcaTAAACATTTTTGTAAACATCTGagttatagaaaaataaaagtaacataatatttttttaatcagaaaaaatcaataacatatttttaatacagtattttttaatttgagaaggttaaatttttgtcttttcttatagttttttttaaaaaaaaaacataaaaatgaaaaatattcttcacaattaatacataatttattttttattttttcagtggGTAAAAGAAATAGGACGTGATTATCCAAAAATAATTACTGAAAATATCATGTTATCTAAGCctaataaattagaaaacacAGATGAAATAAATACAGAGTTTGGGTTTTGTGCATTGGTGCAGTCTAGTGTATTGATTGCATAAAGAGAAACAGAGGAGAGTATGCCAcgtggaaaaagaagaaagagagagagaaacaaagTAGTTAATGGCAGTTAGAGCGGTGGTAAGTTGGTTACTCCTAGTTACTCCTTCCCCTGATTAACTTAACCCTGGTTAAGTATGAGTCTCTCCCTCTaccttctctctttctcttcacATGTACGTGCCTTGCTATTTAAACCCCTCTTCCTCACCTCCTTCTCTGGCTCCACCCTTTTTCTCTCCTCCTCCCTCTCACAACGTTAACAACCAACACCAAGctacaacaacaacaaggaACAGTACTTTGTGTTGGGAGAATCTTCCAAACCCACGCAGAAGAGCAATGGAGTCATTGTCTCTCAGACTCTTCACTCTCACCGTTCTGCTTGCGGTGTTGTTTTCTGCTGCCTCCAACGCAGTCAATGAAAGTGAGATCACCAAACACAAGGCCACAGAATCAAGGTATCTCGGCCAAAGAAATGCTTCAAGCTTCTGCCTTCGTCCCTGCTTCAAATTCTatgagttttatttatttactttttgttttagattatttGTTTTCTAGAGTCTGATTTCAGCAATGCTTTTCTCTCGGATTGAACAGGGATGTGGTTGAGGAAAAGAAGTTGCGTAGTCAGAGCTTGAAGAATTCGTCTATGGCAGAAAGGTTAGTATTTTGTTTACTGCTTCTACGATTTATTCACGTTGTGGTTCTAACAATCTGGCCTTCCACGTGGAATGGGGAAAATGAGAGCTGATGGATTTGGGCGAGCTGTGTTTTCAGCTCGGAAGTGAACCAACCTGAGCCGTGGATTAATTCTGTTAAGGAGTTTACTTGGTTATCGTTTAAGCGATGTCGTTTTAGTGTTCTGCGATTTGTGGAgtgttgttgattttttattgtcTGTTTTCAGTTTGGAGGATGCTTTGAATGAACATGCAATTGATAATCCAGAGGAGATTGCTTCTATGGTTGATgagtaatatttctttttatttctctttctctttttcctctGTTTCTGTGTGTtaagtcatttttattttataaatttttgctTTGTTTTCTAGTGATATTATTGGTTGCTTTATGTTCATCTCATTATAGGTCATGTGCTACGTAGATTACTTTaactgtttataatttttttatttgcttggAGAAGAGGGCTCACATGATCATTTAACAGAATATAAGGATCAACAGAGAATCAGCATAGCAAACCCACTTGGCTTTAGTATTATTAATGTAGTAATAGTTATTGAGATGCAGGACCAAAGAAGGAAAATATATACACTTGATTACTTCTCGTGAATCCTACTGTTGGAATAATAATATTGGATAGTaaccttttcattctcttttGGTGAATTTTGCCTTTAAGAAAACTCTGTCAAAGGGGTTAATTTAGCCATGTTTTATATGAAAGCTACAAGCTATGTATATGTGTTCTTCTTTTGATAATTAAGAGGGTATCCCAACGACTTTCCGTTATTGAGCTTACCCCAACATCTACCCTGTTTATTACAGGGTTAAGATACAACCGATAAATATCCACATCACAACAAATGCAAAGGGATTTAGAGCAAATTTCCTTGTTGGAACAAATATCACTTCTGCAAAACAAAATCTCCTGAAAAGTTCTAAACTAATAATTGATTGGGAAGGACCTACTCTCTTTTTGAAAGATTATATTAGAGTACTAATGTTACGTGAACTGTATCAGAAGATAAATCTTTAATGCTCGAAATTGTCATCTGTAGGAAAACTTTTAGTCTATAGTTTTATCACACGATAGTTTAGAATCATGTGTAAAAAAACCGAGAAAAATAATGGTATTTGATTCCACGATTTGTGACCTTATTCTTTGATGCCTATCACACAGTGACGTATTTAGCAGGGTTGTTATTCCATTTGGTCACAGTGCCATTAGGTTTcaaaattctttctttttttcaccaTTAATAAATGTAGTCCATGCTTTAGTTACTCCTTCACGTTGTGAAGTATTGCCTTACACGGTTCTAAGGAATCAACCACCATGTTCTATGCAGATGAGATCTCTTAAAAATTGAAGCGTTTATATTCTATTTGCCAGCTTAACCACATGCCAGTGTCTCGAGATCCGACCATTTCATTGATGATAagttttttgtcttttttttatttccttatcCTAAAATTTCCTTTCCAAGTACAAACACCTTGTTGTACCTCAGTCCAAGTTTCATGACTAATGACTTCAATAAGTCATAGAGTCTTGGTTTATACCTGTCATTTCCCTTCCTCTTCACATTTTTAGGCTAATGGTCCCCTTAATTGCTTCCCTAATCACATTCACCGGTAGCCAGTAGGTGAAATTTATTTCCTTCTTGATTCggtaaacaaaaatattttaaatatataactagCATAAATTAAATTCCTTTATTAATATCTAATACATGACCTATAGGAAAGTCTTCATACATACTGCATGGATATATAGTTTTAAGcatgatgaaaatgaaaataatcaaaatcatTAGAATCACTCTGCATTCTTCAATTGGTATGGATAAACTAATTGCATCATCCCTTCCACATGATGATTTGGTCCTACAAATCAGTAGATAAAAAGAATTCTTTGTGCATCATTGATTGCATTTGCCCTGTTTACATTTCTGGCAGTAGAACAAAATATACAAAGTTGAATTCAGATTGTTGGGAACTTCTGCAGCTCCCATTCCTACATCTTCCAACAGGGTAGGGTAATGCACATGAATGATGTTTCTCACTCCAGCCTGTCTGCAAGAAATAGCTCCAAAATGCAGATCAGATCTGTTTCCACCGTAACACTTTCTAGTCATAGTTGTATTTTGGTTGATCCTGCACCTGCTGTCTGTCTGACACATTATGCTATTCAATGAGACCTCCATGAGATTATTAAATGACTGTCATTCAGGAACTTAATAATGACGCTTTTCGCCACCGACACCCTAAAGTACCAAGCAGAAACTAGATCTCCCCCCACCTTCACATTTATTTCTACCAGATCATTTATGCTTGATTCCAACCCCCGATTTTCCGTATGCACCGTATCATTCTATCCATGTAGACCCACATGACCGACCCACCACTCCTCCCACCATGCATAAACATCAATGTTAAATTCACTCCCACTTGCCTAGTAAACTGTTCATCATTaactcattttaattttcaattcattCTTTCATCTCATCACGTGATGATACCCTATCATAtcactaaaattatttatcaactGTAACTAACACTTTAGTTTTTTCCTCCAAATTCTTATCGTAACATGCTACAAATCTTATACAAGTGTTGCACTAGACACGAGTCATGTAACATAAGAGCCTATGGATGTACATAATTCTAAATATCCATATTCATCGTAATCAAATTGTCTGATGTGAATAACAAAAGAACAGGCTGTCATagtcataaattttttttatttcatcatacTTCtgctttcttctctctctctctctctctctctctctctctctctctctctctctcttttatcATGTCATTTTAtcagtttctttctctttttatttctcCTTTCATCAACCTCTATATTCCAAGTTTAGAAGAAATTTTTATTAACCTTTTTTGCATAATACATACTTAagtaacattaattattttcatagaATATAAACTTAAATAGTAGTTAAGACTACTATGACGAAAAAAGAACAGAATTATTGACAACGTACGtgtctttttaattaatttacgTATGACTCAAAACAGGAGCATCCGCAATTCGACGGCTCGAAGGAATCTGAATTTCTTCTCATGCGGGACGGGGAACCCAATCGATGACTGCTGGCGGTGCGACAAGCGGTGGTACCTCCGGCGAAAGAAGCTCGCCAACTGCGGCATCGGCTTCGGCCGCAACGCGATCGGCGGGCGCGACGGCCGCTACTACGTGGTGACGAATCCGAACGACGACGACCCCGTGAACCCGAAACCGGGAACGCTCCGGCACGCCGTGATTCAGGACCAACCCCTGTGGATCGTGTTCAAGAGGGACATGGTGATCACACTGAAGCAGGAGCTGATAATGAACAGCTTCAAGACCATCGACGGGCGCGGCGTCAACGTCCACATCGCCTACGGCGCGTGCATAACCATCCAGTTCATCACCAACGTCATCATCCACGGCCTCCACATTCACGACTGCAAGCCAACGGGCAACGCCATGGTTCGCAGCTCCCCCTCCCACTACGGATGGAGAACGCTCGCTGACGGGGATGGCATCTCCATCTTTGGTTCAAGCCACATTTGGATCGACCATAACTCCCTCTCCAGTTGCTCTGATGGACTCGTCGACGCCATTATGGGCTCCACTGCCATTACCATCTCCAACAACTACTTCACCCACCACAACGAGGTATACCCCTAGTTAAGACAAACACCacattctcttctttctttcatttttaataatgtttaatcaaacaaaaataaatatgctTGTCTTTTTCATGTTTCCTTTTAGTTCAAACACAGATCTTGCTAACCAGTGTTGGAAGATATAAgcgaaaatattaaaaacaaaaagaactctt
This sequence is a window from Vigna angularis cultivar LongXiaoDou No.4 chromosome 2, ASM1680809v1, whole genome shotgun sequence. Protein-coding genes within it:
- the LOC108326989 gene encoding probable pectate lyase 8; translated protein: MESLSLRLFTLTVLLAVLFSAASNAVNESEITKHKATESRDVVEEKKLRSQSLKNSSMAESLEDALNEHAIDNPEEIASMVDESIRNSTARRNLNFFSCGTGNPIDDCWRCDKRWYLRRKKLANCGIGFGRNAIGGRDGRYYVVTNPNDDDPVNPKPGTLRHAVIQDQPLWIVFKRDMVITLKQELIMNSFKTIDGRGVNVHIAYGACITIQFITNVIIHGLHIHDCKPTGNAMVRSSPSHYGWRTLADGDGISIFGSSHIWIDHNSLSSCSDGLVDAIMGSTAITISNNYFTHHNEVMLLGHSDSYVRDKQMQVTIAYNHFGEGLIQRMPRCRHGYFHVVNNDYTHWEMYAIGGSADPTINSQGNRYLAPLNPFAKEVTKRVDTGASVWKSWNWRSEGDLLLNGAYFTSSGAGAAASYARASSLGAKSSSLVGTLTSGAGVLNCRRGNMC